The Babylonia areolata isolate BAREFJ2019XMU chromosome 22, ASM4173473v1, whole genome shotgun sequence genome contains a region encoding:
- the LOC143297119 gene encoding uncharacterized protein LOC143297119 gives MFQIHHAGVRLLARGMRVKTSRDWRVPRNHQPRNRKNWSDSDEECGDGLVPPRGLAKSTVDCENSDDSDDSDTTDETKSSPTNVGIVSATNEIKFQVVGAAECADDVACNGAPSPAMLANAHQWSCHCKQIKVASKTAGDHRSGCIAQFTPDEIVEFQLSIQDMSREAKDILVIGMVAMCIRTGDKTECTRRKEQKDRQKSRSSYILMGKSVCSKTFCKLVCIGDQKLKTLCKHYKEFGLVPRNLKSGGRKNNTKALSLPDTERVVDFIKGYAQHHAVSLPGRVPGFKRDDIQLLPSAETKSGIFRLYRASCQNAGHRHVSASTFRKLWLQLCPFIVVTRPLTDLCWRCQQNTTQIFRGANLTLEEKQALMEKHQQHLSQVDAE, from the exons ATGTTCCAGATCCACCATGCAGGCGTCAGACTCCTGGCCAGAGGGATGCGGGTGAAAACCTCACGAGACTGGCGCGTGCCCAGGAACCACCAGCCGCGGAATCGGA AAAACTGGTCGGACTCGGATGAAGAGTGTGGAGATGGCCTAGTTCCACCACGTGGCCTTGCCAAATCGACGGTCGATTGTGAAAAcagcgatgatagtgatgattccgACACAACCGATGAGACAAAAAGTTCACCTACTAATGTCGGGATAGTCAGTGCTACCAATGAAATTAAATTTCAAGTGGTAGGAGCCGCTGAATGTGCTGACGACGTGGCCTGCAACGGAGCCCCAAGTCCTGCCATGCTTGCAAATGCACATCAGTGGTCATGTCATTGCAAGCAAATCAAAGTTGCTTCAAAAACGGCTGGTGACCATAGAAGTGGGTGCATTGCACAATTCACCCCAGATGAAATTGTGGAATTTCAGCTGTCAATCCAAGACATGAGTAGAG AAGCAAAAGACATCCTTGTCATTGGTATGGTTGCAATGTGCATCCGCACTGGTGACAAAACCGAGTGTACCAGACGGAAAGAGCAGAAGGACCGCCAGAAATCCCGTTCTTCATATATCCTGATGGGCAAATCTGTCTGCAGCAAGACTTtctgcaaacttgtttg TATTGGTGACCAGAAGCTGAAAACACTCTGCAAACACTACAAGGAGTTTGGACTGGTCCCACGGAACCTGAAGTCTGGTGggagaaaaaataacacaaaggctctctccctccctgacaccGAACGTGTTGTTGACTTCATTAAAGGCTACGCTCAACATCATGCTGTCAGTTTGCCTGGTCGAGTCCCTGGATTCAAGAGAGATGATATCCAGTTGCTTCCGTCAGCAGAGACAAAAAGCGGCATCTTCAGGCTGTACCGTGCAAGTTGCCAGAATGCAG GTCATCGGCATGTGAGTGCCTCAACTTTTAGGAAGCTCTGGCTGCAGCTCTGCCCTTTCATTGTGGTGACCAGACCTCTGACTGACCTTTGTTGGCGGtgtcagcaaaacacaacacagatcttTCGGGGAGCTAACCTGACCCTGGAAGAAAAACAAGCCCTTATGGAAAAACATCAGCAGCATCTGAGTCAGGTTGATGCTGAATGA